A window of Ipomoea triloba cultivar NCNSP0323 chromosome 2, ASM357664v1 contains these coding sequences:
- the LOC116005373 gene encoding cytochrome P450 CYP72A219-like encodes MEVVVEHINSVVLSLALLIAGALTWAAWRLINYVWFTPKKVEKWLREQGFSGNPYRLWHGDLKDIKKMTAQEYSKPISLSDDILPRAFPFHHQILHKYGKKSYFWQGPVARVLIMDPEMLREILYKYTIFQKPPVSENPIFKLLVTGLVSQEGEGWAKHRTLLNPAFKLHNLKQMLPAMHACCSSMVRKLENLVKEKGTVEMDLWPHLGSLSADVISRTAFGSSYEEGKRIFQLQTEQAKLAFSYTQSIYIPGWRFLPTKTNRRMVEIYKEVRGLMLGIINKRIKAMRMGEAENDDLLGILMDSNFKAIRTGRRNNVGLTIDEVMEECKLFYFAGQETTTNLLAFTIVMLCKHQDWQARARQEVFQVFGNTIEPDFERLNRLKIVTMILYEVLRLYPPAAMLFRKTTGKTELRGVAIPNGMELVLPIIFVHHDTDLWGDDAKEFKPDRFSEGLEKATKGQASFFPFSSGPRVCIGQHLAMAEVKLAMAMILHHFSLDLPPSYVHAPFSLLTLQPQYGVKIILTKA; translated from the exons ATGGAAGTAGTAGTGGAACACATCAACTCAGTTGTGTTATCACTGGCTCTGCTCATAGCCGGTGCCCTGACATGGGCGGCATGGAGGTTAATAAACTACGTCTGGTTCACTCCAAAGAAGGTGGAAAAATGGCTGAGAGAGCAAGGCTTCAGCGGCAATCCTTACAGGCTATGGCATGGAGACTTGAAAGATATAAAGAAGATGACCGCCCAAGAATACTCCAAACCCATCAGCCTATCCGACGACATCTTGCCTAGAGCTTTCCCCTTCCACCATCAAATCCTTCACAAATATG GAAAGAAATCGTATTTTTGGCAAGGGCCAGTTGCGAGGGTGTTGATCATGGATCCAGAAATGTTAAGAGAGATATTGTATAAGTACACCATATTTCAAAAGCCGCCAGTGTCCGAAAATCCAATCTTTAAGTTGCTTGTTACTGGACTCGTATCTCAAGAGGGTGAGGGTTGGGCCAAGCATAGAACACTCCTCAACCCTGCTTTCAAACTACATAACTTAAAG CAAATGTTGCCAGCTATGCATGCGTGTTGCAGCAGCATGGTAAGAAAATTGGAGAATTTGGTGAAAGAGAAAGGGACGGTCGAAATGGACCTGTGGCCTCATCTGGGCAGCCTATCTGCAGATGTAATTTCAAGAACAGCATTTGGGAGCAGCTATGAAGAAGGGAAGAGAATATTCCAACTCCAAACAGAGCAAGCTAAGCTGGCTTTTTCTTATACACAATCAATTTATATCCCGGGATGGAGGTTTTTGCCCACTAAAACCAACAGGAGAATGGTTGAAATCTACAAGGAAGTTCGCGGTCTCATGCTGGGAATCatcaataaaagaataaaagcgATGAGAATGGGAGAAGCTGAAAACGATGACTTGTTGGGGATACTAATGGACTCCAATTTCAAAGCGATTAGGACAGGGAGAAGAAACAACGTTGGACTCACGATTGATGAAGTGATGGAGGAATGCAAGCTGTTCTACTTTGCCGGTCAAGAAACCACTACCAACTTGCTGGCCTTCACCATTGTTATGCTGTGCAAGCATCAAGATTGGCAAGCCCGGGCACGCCAAGAGGTTTTCCAAGTTTTTGGAAACACAATTGAGCCAGATTTCGAGCGGCTGAATCGCCTCAAAATA GTAACAATGATTCTGTACGAGGTTCTGAGGTTGTATCCTCCGGCAGCTATGTTGTTCCGGAAGACGACTGGGAAGACAGAGCTAAGAGGGGTAGCAATACCTAATGGAATGGAATTGGTGTTGCCAATAATCTTTGTGCATCACGACACTGATCTTTGGGGCGATGACGCTAAAGAATTCAAACCAGACAGGTTTTCAGAAGGGCTAGAGAAAGCAACGAAGGGGCAGGCTTCGTTCTTCCCGTTCAGCTCGGGTCCAAGAGTGTGCATCGGCCAACATC